The genomic segment GGGAGGCGCGGTCACCGACCCGCCGGGCCTCCACCATGACCTGCGAGTCCGGCGGGGAGAAGGCGGTGGCGTTGTCGAACAGCTCGGCGACGAGGTGCACCAGGTCGTTCACCGCGTGGGCGGCGACCTCGATGTCCCTGTCGATCACGCCGAACTCGATCCGGGTGTAGTGCTCGACCTCGGACTGGGCGGCGCGGAGCACGTCGATCAGGGCGGCGGGCTCGCGCTGCACACGGGTGGAGTCCGCGCCGGCGAGGACCAGCAGGTTCTCGTCGTTGCGGCGCATCCGGGTGGCCAGGTGGTCGAGCTGGAACAGCTCGGCCAGGCGGTCCGGGTCCTCCTCGCCGCGCTCCAGCCGGTCGAGGTGGCCGATCAGCCGGTCGACCAGGATCTGCGAGCGGCGGGCCAGGTTGACGAACATGGTCGCGACCGACGCCCGCAGGGCAGCCTGCTCGGCGGCGGTGCGGACGGCCTCCAGGTGGACCGCGTTGAACGCCTCGGTCACCTGGCCGAACTCGTCCTTGCTGCGCACCGGCAGCGGTTCGGCGATCTGGTTCGCCAGCTGGACCGGGGAGAGCTGGCCGGTCACCTGCGGGTCACGCAGCCGGGCGACCGCCTGCGGCAGCCCGTACTGGGCCACCGCCAGGGCGCCCTGGCGCAGGTCGCGCAGCGAGCGGGCCATCGAGCGGGCCACCAGGTACGCGAACAGGATGGCCAGCAGCAGCATGGTGAGCAGCAGGCCGGTCTCCAGGAACACCTGGCGCTGGGTGTCCGAACGCAGCGCGTCGGCCTGCCGGACCACGTTGCCGTCGAGCCGGGACTCCACGGTACGGATCAGCTTGGCGTTGGCGACCATGGTCTGGTCCCACTGGTCCGCCCCGAACGGGGCGTTCTCCATGGAGCCGTTGTTGTTGCCCGAGACGAAACTGGTGAAGCGGTCGGCCTTGCGCAGGTCGGGCCCGGAGACGGTCTGCTCGTAGAACAGCTTGTCGGGCTCGGTGGCGACCGCCTGGAACGTCGCCAGCGACTGCGACTGGCCGGTGCCGCTGGCGATGAACTGCTCGCGCAGCGCGGCGGTGTACTGGTTCTGGGTGAGCGCCTGGTGGACGACCACCCGGCGCTGGGTCAGGTATTCCTTCTGCCGGGCCACGGCGGCCGAAGCGCGCATCCGGTCGCTCAGGTCGTTGTTGCCGGCGAGCTGGGTGGCCGAGTCGCGGATCGCGAGCAGGTCCTCGATCAGCTGCCGGTACGCCTGGTCGGCGTCATTGATCTTGAGCTTGCCGTTCAGCACCTGGCTCCGGGTCGCCGGAAGGTCCTTCAGCTGGGTGTCGATCGTGTCCAGCAGCCCGACGAAGTTGCGGGGCAGGTCGTCGATCTCGCCACGCTGCCGCAGGTAGGGCGACTTCGCCTGGTCCACCCGCTGGTTGGCCCGGTTGTAGCCCTCCTGGTACTGCGCCCGGGTCTGGAACTCCTTCGCGCCGAGGAAGAGCACGGCGCCGACCCGCTCGTCCTGCACGGTGTCGACCAGGTCACCCGAGTAGCCGATCAGGTTGGCCAGATCCCCCGCCCGGTTGGCATTGTTGAGCGTCTCCAGGTGGTCGACCAGACCACTGGTGCCCACCACGACCGTGGCGATGGTCGGCACGATCATGATCAGACCGAGCTTGGACCAGATCGGCATGTCGCGCAGCCGACTCATCGGCCGGCGCAGCCGCGACAGGAAGGAGCCCGCCGTCGTTGGCCGTTTGCTCACGTCACCGCCCTCGCATTACCGCGCCCCGCGCCACCCTGAGGGCAACGCCGAGCGACCGACCCGGCGGGTCGGACCTCCGAGATTCCATCACGCCGCTCCGCAAAGAGAAAGACCAGGTTGTCCCTCACCAGAGGTGTGATGAGATGTTGATGCAATTTGATAGCAATCCGTCTGGCCGGAGTCACTGAAGGTAATGGAACACCCGCACCGCGTCGTCCTGCTCGCCGGCCCCTCCGGGTCGGGAAAGTCATACATAGCCCAGCGAACCGGACTTCCGGTGCTCTGCCTGGACGACTTCTACAAGGACGGCGATGACCCTACGTGTCCGCGTCGAAACGGACAGGTGGATTGGGAGTCCCCCTTGTCCTGGGATGCGGACATGGCGGTGCAAACAATCGCCCGACTGGCCCGGGAGGGCAAGGCCGAAGTGCCGGTTTATGCGATCGGCGCGGACCGTCGGGTAGCCACCCGGCCATTCGATGTCGACGGATCGCCAATCTTCGTGGCCGAGGGGATCTTCGCGGCCGAGATCGTGGCCGAGTGCCGGCGACTCGGGCTGCTCGCCGGGGCGTACGCGCTGCGCCGCCCGCGCGGCGCGACGTTCCTGCGCCGCCTCGCCCGGGATCTCACCGAGCAGCGCAAGGCGCCCCGGGTGCTGCTCCGGCGCGGAGTCGCGCTGCTGCGCGCCGAGCCGGCCGTGCTGCGCCGGCAGACCGGGCTGGGCGCCGAGGCGGCCCGGGCCGGGCAGGTGCTGCGCGGGGTGGCCGCACTGCTCTCCGGCCACCCCCGCCGGTCGTGATCAGCCGATCATCTCGGCGTACGCCGGCTTGATCACCTCGTCGATGATCCGCAGCCGCTCGTCGAACGGGATGAACGCGCTCTTCATCGCGTTGATGGTGAACCACTGGAGTTCCTTCCAGCCGTAGCCGAAGGCCTCCACCAGCAGCGCCATCTCCCGCGACATCGAGGTGCCGCTCATCAGCCGGTTGTCGGTGTTCACAGTCACCCGGAACCGCAGGTCGCGCAGCAGCCCGATCGGGTGGTCGGCGATCGAGGCCGCAGCTCCGGTCTGCACGTTCGACGACGGGCACAGTTCCAGCGGGATGCGCTTGTCCCGTACGTACGCGGCCAGCCGGCCCAGCACCGGCGGGTTGCCCGGGGTGATGTCGTCGACGATGCGGACGCCGTGGCCGAGCCGGTCGGCGCCGCACCACTGGATCGCCTGCCAGATGGACGGCAGGCCGAACGCCTCACCGGCGTGGATGGTGAAGTGGAAGTTCTCCCGCTGGAGGTACTCGAACGCGTCCAGGTGCCGGGTGGGCGGGAAACCCGCCTCCGCGCCGGCGATGTCGAAGCCGACCACCCCGGTGTCGCGGTGCCGCACGGCCAGCTCGGCGATCTCCTGCGAGCGGGCCGCGTGCCGCATCGCGGTGAGCAGCGTGCCGATCCGGATCGGGGTGCCGGCCTCGGCGGCCAGCGCGCTGCCCTCCCGGAACCCGGTGACCACCGCGTCGACCACCTCGTCCAGGGTCAGGTTCTGCTCCAGGTGCTGCTCCGGCGCGAACCGCACCTCGGCGTAGACCACGCCGTCGGCGGCCAAGTCCAGAGCGCACTCGCGAGCGACCCGGCGCAACGCGGCAGGGGTCTGCATGACCGCCACCGTGTGCGCGAACGTCTCCAGGTAGCGCTCCAGCGAGCCGGAGTTCGCCGCCTCGGTGAACCAGACACCGAGCGCCGCCGGGTCGGTGGTGGGCAGTTCGTGACCGACCTCGGCGGCCAGCTCGACGATCGTCGCGGGCCGCAGGCCGCCGTCGAGGTGATCGTGCAGCAGCGCCTTCGGGACCTTGACGATGTCCTCGTACGAGATTGCGACCATGCTCAGACCCTAGTCACCCCCGGTACGGGCGTGGCGGTGGACCGGGCCGGTTCAGGGACGCCAGCCGTACACCCGCTCCACCCCGAGCCGGAGCACCACCCGTCCGTCGGCCACCATCGCGGCCCGGTACTCGGCCCAGTCCGGGTGCTCGCCCCGGATCCGGCGGTAGACCTCGACCAGTTCCTCGACCGTGGCGTCGTCGGTGGCGGCGGCCGGCGGGGTGAGCGTCACGGTGCCCTCGGCGACCGCGTACGCCCCGCCGTCGGCGGTGGTCACGTGGAAGCTGGCCCGGGGGTCGCGGCGCAGGTTGCGCACCTTCGCCCGGTCACCTGTGGTGGAGCAGCGGATCAGGCCCGGCTCGGCCAGGTAGTCGAGGTTGGACAGCTGGGGGCGGCCGTCCCGGCGCAGCGTGGCGAGCACCCCGCGCCCGCGCTCGCCGAACAGCTCCCACAGCCGTGCGCTCACCGCGCTCACCGCGCCACTCCGGTCCGCAGCGGCGCGAGCGCGGTGGCCAGCCGGGCGAGCCGGTCGAGCATCAGCGCGGCGGCCTCCTCGCGGCCCGGGTCGGGTCGCAGCTCGCCCTCCTCGTCCAGCGCCTGCCGCAGGAAGACGACCACCTGGTCGTTGACCGGGGTCATGTTCAGCGTGGTCACCACCTGCTTGATCATCTGCACCGCGCGCAGGCCCCCGGAGGTCATGCCGTAGCTGACGAAGCCCACCGGTTTGTGCTGCCACTCGTGGTAGAGGTAGTCGATCGCGTTCTTCAGGGGCGCGCTGAAGCCGTAGTTGTACTCCGGCATCACCAGGACGAAGGCGTCCGCGGCGTCGATCTCGGCGCTCCAGGCGCGGGTGTGCTCGTGCAGGTAGACCCGCTCGGACGGATGGTGCGGCTCGTCGTGGAAGGGCAGTCCGACGTCGGCCAGGTCGAGGAGGCGTACCTCGTCGAAGCCGGCGTGGCGGACGGCGGCGGCGGTGAACCAGTCACCGATGCGGCGGCCGACCCGGCCGGGGCGGGTGCTGGCGACGATGACGGTCAGGCGGGGCATGGTGAGGTCACTCCTGTCGGGACGGGGGCCGGGGCGGTGAGCCGGGGAACGAACCAGGCGACGATCGGCCCGATGCCGATCGCGTAGAGCAGGGTGCCGGGGCCGACGGCGCCGCCGAGCAGCCAGCCGACCGCCAGCACCGTCACCTCGATCCCGGTGCGGGCCGGGCCGAGCGGCAGGCCGCGGGCGGCCAGACCGGTCATCAGCCCGTCCCGCGGGCCGGGGCCGAGGCGGGCACCGAGGTAGAGCGCGGTGGCGAGTCCGTTGAGCAGGACGCCCGCGACCAGCAGGCCGATCCGGCCGGCGAGCGGGTCCACCGGCGGCAGCACTGCCAGCGTCGCGTCGAGGGCCAGGCCGACGAGTGCGACGTTCGCGACGGTGCCGATGCCCGGGCGCTGCCGCAGCGGGATCCACAGCAGCAGCACCAGCAGCGCCACGCCGTTGACCAGCAGACCCATCGGCAGGCCGGTGCGGTCGGCGAGGCCCTGGTGCAGCACGTCCCAGGACGCGAGCCCGAGGTCGGCGCGGACCATCAGCGCGACGCTGACGCCGAACAGGGCCAGGCCGGCGACCAGCCGCACCAGCCGCGACGGCAGTTTGGTTGACATGTCATCAACCTAGGGCGCAACTTGGTGACATGTCAACAACACCGGTACGATCACCGCATGGACGAACCGCGCTGGCTGGACGAGCAGGAGGACCGCGCCTGGCGCGGCTACCGCCGCATGCGCCGCCTGCTCGACCTGGAACTGGCCCGGGAGCTGATGCAGGACGCCGGTCTCTCCGAGCCGGACTACGACGTCCTGAGCGACCTGTCCGAGACCCCGGAACAGCGGCTACGCCTCAGCGAACTGGCCGACCGGATGCTCTGGTCCCGCAGCCGCCTGTCCCACCACATCTCCCGGATGCAGCAACGCGGCCTGGTCACCCGAGAGGAGTGCGCCACCGACGGCCGCGGCTCGGTCGTCGTCCTCACCCCGGCCGGGCGCCGGGCCGTCGAGGCCGCCGCGCCCGGGCACGTCGCGGCCGTCCGCCGGCACCTGATCGACCGGCTCACCCCGGCCGAGGTGGCCGCGCTCGGCACGCTCAGCCAGCGGGTGATCGACCACCTCACCGGCCGCCCGGCAGCGGAGGGCTGAGCCGTGGACGATCGCATCCTCGCCCGGCTGCGCTGCCCGGTCTGCGCCGAGCCGCTCACCGGGACCACCGCCGGCACCGCACGCGCACTGCGCTGCCCGCGCGGGCACAGCTTCGACATCGCCCGGCAGGGGTACGTCAACCTGCTCACCGGCCGCGCCCCGCACACCGGGGACAGCGCCGAGATGGTCGCCGCCCGCGCCGGCTTCCTCGCCGCCGGCCACTACGACACCGTCGCCGCCGCGCTTTCCACCACAGCGGTACGCGTCGCGGGCGTCGACCCGTACCCCCTGGTGGTCGATGCCGGCGCCGGGACCGGGCACTACCTCGCGGCGGTGCTGGCGGCGTTGCCGGACGCCGCCGGCCTGGCCCTGGACGTCTCCAAGCCGGCGCTGCGCCGCGCGGCCCGGGCGCACCCGCGCGCCGCCGCCGCGCTGGCCGACACCTGGCAGCGGCTGCCGCTGGCCGACCGGTCCACCGCCGTGCTGCTGAACGTGTTCGCGCCGCGCAACGGCCCGGAGTTCCACCGGGTGCTCGACCCCGGCGGCGCGCTGCTGGTGGTCACCCCGGCCGCCGACCACCTGACCGAACTCGTCGACGCGCTGGACCTGCTGCGGGTGGACCCGGACAAGGCCGACCGGGTCGCCGGCAGCCTCGGCGCCCACTTCGCCGAGGAGTCCGCGACAGCGCACCGGGCCCGGCTCGCGTTGACCCGCGCCGAGGTCACCACGCTCGTCGGGATGGGGCCGAGCGCCTGGCACGCCGACCCGAAACGGCTCGCCGCGCGCATCGCCGCGCTGCCCGAGCCGGTCCCGGTCACGCTCTCGGTCCGGCTCGGGGTGCACCGCCCGCGCTGACTCCGCTCAGGTGGAGAGGTCGACCTCTTCCCAGCCCGGCGGCTCGTCGTGGTACGGCCCCCGCAGCACCACCGCCCACTCCAGCGCCCACCGGCGCTGCCCGATCGCGTTGGCGTCCACCAGCCCCGGCAGCGCGCGCCCGGCCTTCTCGGTCTCCAGGTACGCCCAGTCCAGGCAGTAGTGCAGGTCGAGCAGCGCCGCGGCGTCACCGGGGTGCTGCGGCGCGGCCAGGATCCGGGCCCGCCACTGACCGAACGTCTCCCCCGCGACCAGGTTCGGCATCCGCTCGACCAGCCGCTCGTCCACCGGAACCGTCGGGTCCAGTTCCTTCGCCAGCCCGAGCACCCAGGCCAGCGAGAACAGCGCGTCGTGGTGCAGCACGAACGACCTGTGGTCGCCCCGGCCGCCCATCACGAACTGCCACTCCGGCGGCGTCACCGAGTCGACCAGGTGCGACTCCAGCAGCCAGCTCATCGCCGCCTGCGCGGGCATCCCGAAGCAGCGGGCCAGGATCACGTGCAGCACCGCGATCCGCGACTCGATCTCCGGGGTCGGACGCAGCTCGATCTCGTCGCCCGGCTCCCAGACCAGGGGGAACTGCGGCGGTGGCAGCGGAAGACCCAGCCGGGACAACTCGTCCAGGCTCGCCTCCCGGACGGCCCGGGGATCGGGAGCGGGTACGCGCACGGTCAAGCCCCTGTCTGCTCACCTCGGCTCGTCGCCGGCCGATCCCCCCTGGCCTGGGAGGATAGCGGCTCCGGCCGGGCCGGCACCATGGCCGGTCCCGGTCAGCCGATCCGCTCGACGACCAGTGGCGTCGCGTCCGGCGCGTCCGGCGCGATCCGCACCGCGCGGCGCGCCTCGGCCAGCGCGGCGGGCATCCGCTCGGCGTGCTCGGCCCGCAGCTCGAACAGCGGGTCGCCGACACGTACCCGGTCACCGCGGCGCTTGTGCAGCACCACGCCGGACGGGATGCTCACCGGGTCCTCCTTGCGGGCCCGGCCCGCGCCGAGCCGCCAGGCGGCCACCCCGATCGCGTACGCGTCGACCTCGGCGACCCAGCCGTCCTCGGTCGCGGTGACCAGCTCGACCTCGTTCGCCGTGGGCATCGGGGCGTCCGGGTCACCGCCCTGCGCCCGGATCATCGTGCGCCAGGCGTCCATCGCCCGCCCGTCGCGCAGCGCGGCGGCCGGGTCGGCGTCCGGCAGGCCGGCCGCGTCGAGCATCTCCCGGGCCAGCGCCAGCGTCAGCTCCACCACGTCGGCCGGGCCGCCACCGGCGAGCACCTCCACCGACTCGGTCACCTCGACCGCGTTGCCCACTGCGAGGCCGAGCGGGGTGGACATGTCGGTGAGCAGGGCGACGGTCCGTACGCCGTGCGCGCCGCCCAGCTCG from the Micromonospora sp. WMMA1947 genome contains:
- a CDS encoding PPOX class F420-dependent oxidoreductase, translating into MSAVSARLWELFGERGRGVLATLRRDGRPQLSNLDYLAEPGLIRCSTTGDRAKVRNLRRDPRASFHVTTADGGAYAVAEGTVTLTPPAAATDDATVEELVEVYRRIRGEHPDWAEYRAAMVADGRVVLRLGVERVYGWRP
- a CDS encoding putative RNA methyltransferase, giving the protein MDDRILARLRCPVCAEPLTGTTAGTARALRCPRGHSFDIARQGYVNLLTGRAPHTGDSAEMVAARAGFLAAGHYDTVAAALSTTAVRVAGVDPYPLVVDAGAGTGHYLAAVLAALPDAAGLALDVSKPALRRAARAHPRAAAALADTWQRLPLADRSTAVLLNVFAPRNGPEFHRVLDPGGALLVVTPAADHLTELVDALDLLRVDPDKADRVAGSLGAHFAEESATAHRARLALTRAEVTTLVGMGPSAWHADPKRLAARIAALPEPVPVTLSVRLGVHRPR
- a CDS encoding DUF4272 domain-containing protein yields the protein MRVPAPDPRAVREASLDELSRLGLPLPPPQFPLVWEPGDEIELRPTPEIESRIAVLHVILARCFGMPAQAAMSWLLESHLVDSVTPPEWQFVMGGRGDHRSFVLHHDALFSLAWVLGLAKELDPTVPVDERLVERMPNLVAGETFGQWRARILAAPQHPGDAAALLDLHYCLDWAYLETEKAGRALPGLVDANAIGQRRWALEWAVVLRGPYHDEPPGWEEVDLST
- a CDS encoding MarR family transcriptional regulator; the protein is MDEPRWLDEQEDRAWRGYRRMRRLLDLELARELMQDAGLSEPDYDVLSDLSETPEQRLRLSELADRMLWSRSRLSHHISRMQQRGLVTREECATDGRGSVVVLTPAGRRAVEAAAPGHVAAVRRHLIDRLTPAEVAALGTLSQRVIDHLTGRPAAEG
- a CDS encoding adenosine deaminase, which encodes MVAISYEDIVKVPKALLHDHLDGGLRPATIVELAAEVGHELPTTDPAALGVWFTEAANSGSLERYLETFAHTVAVMQTPAALRRVARECALDLAADGVVYAEVRFAPEQHLEQNLTLDEVVDAVVTGFREGSALAAEAGTPIRIGTLLTAMRHAARSQEIAELAVRHRDTGVVGFDIAGAEAGFPPTRHLDAFEYLQRENFHFTIHAGEAFGLPSIWQAIQWCGADRLGHGVRIVDDITPGNPPVLGRLAAYVRDKRIPLELCPSSNVQTGAAASIADHPIGLLRDLRFRVTVNTDNRLMSGTSMSREMALLVEAFGYGWKELQWFTINAMKSAFIPFDERLRIIDEVIKPAYAEMIG
- a CDS encoding NAD(P)H-dependent oxidoreductase, with translation MPRLTVIVASTRPGRVGRRIGDWFTAAAVRHAGFDEVRLLDLADVGLPFHDEPHHPSERVYLHEHTRAWSAEIDAADAFVLVMPEYNYGFSAPLKNAIDYLYHEWQHKPVGFVSYGMTSGGLRAVQMIKQVVTTLNMTPVNDQVVVFLRQALDEEGELRPDPGREEAAALMLDRLARLATALAPLRTGVAR